A genomic stretch from Methanobacterium sp. includes:
- a CDS encoding M48 family metalloprotease, which translates to MAKKTFFIDIDISPEFHDDILKFIYENYLKAKPEYFKDVKITKNDLNQLYFAVENPKENFEVKSVIKSGNPLEITLIYDENTPNNFLESVVDDIFFMAHLFEENVHSSTIYFSWVEGEKIIPEQPPTKRKRVVNQLFGSSMLLIYILFFGVNIILFLFMGLYAVIFILLIQLLIVLFADKILEIRSNWHISPQNPYVHILEYQLPFGEFKEFQEKFGKKTVIQMKKEIYNKTLGIGATPTCESGDDVLEKYGFHCNPYSNIYKVINVYDIVKKAADSFNLPVPKIVVTNTMTPNAAATGPSPKRGLVLITTGLLVQLDEKEVLSVIGHEMGHLQGRDPLILFGIISGEFLLRFTLLLPIVLISPIIYVIIAMALIFFVAKFFEARADLLSAMKIGQPDVLANALRKIAFKRLQLEKVSASKIPRWLAWDPHPPIYFRINRLDNMETPVTIESPFIQSVKDVLDGFISTFFFKKS; encoded by the coding sequence ATGGCCAAAAAAACATTTTTTATTGATATTGATATCTCTCCAGAATTCCATGATGATATTTTAAAATTTATTTATGAAAACTATTTAAAAGCAAAACCAGAATACTTTAAGGATGTTAAAATAACAAAAAATGATTTAAATCAGCTTTATTTCGCCGTGGAAAATCCTAAAGAAAACTTTGAGGTTAAATCCGTCATTAAATCTGGAAATCCCCTTGAAATTACATTAATTTATGATGAAAACACTCCAAATAACTTTTTAGAATCAGTTGTGGATGATATTTTCTTTATGGCCCATTTATTTGAAGAAAATGTACATAGCTCCACCATCTATTTTTCATGGGTTGAAGGAGAAAAAATAATACCGGAACAACCTCCTACAAAGCGAAAAAGGGTTGTAAACCAGCTTTTTGGTAGCAGTATGCTTTTAATTTACATTTTATTCTTTGGAGTGAATATAATTCTCTTCTTATTCATGGGATTGTATGCAGTGATATTTATTTTGCTTATACAGCTACTTATCGTCCTATTTGCAGATAAAATCCTTGAAATACGTAGTAATTGGCATATATCGCCACAAAATCCTTATGTTCATATATTGGAGTATCAATTACCCTTCGGTGAGTTTAAAGAATTTCAAGAAAAATTCGGTAAAAAAACAGTTATTCAAATGAAAAAAGAGATATACAACAAAACATTAGGCATAGGGGCTACTCCAACATGTGAATCCGGAGATGATGTCCTGGAAAAGTATGGATTTCACTGTAATCCTTACAGCAACATTTATAAAGTAATAAACGTCTATGATATCGTTAAAAAAGCTGCTGATAGTTTTAATTTACCTGTTCCAAAAATTGTGGTTACAAACACCATGACACCCAATGCAGCTGCCACAGGCCCAAGCCCTAAAAGAGGTTTAGTGCTTATTACAACGGGTTTACTTGTTCAACTTGATGAAAAAGAGGTTTTAAGCGTTATTGGTCATGAAATGGGTCATCTTCAAGGAAGAGACCCTCTAATATTATTTGGCATTATTTCAGGAGAATTTTTACTTAGATTTACTCTTCTTCTGCCAATTGTGCTTATTTCTCCAATTATATACGTAATTATTGCTATGGCCCTTATTTTCTTTGTTGCTAAGTTCTTTGAAGCCAGAGCAGACCTTTTATCGGCCATGAAAATAGGCCAACCAGATGTACTTGCCAATGCCCTTAGAAAAATAGCTTTTAAACGGCTTCAATTAGAAAAGGTTTCAGCTTCTAAGATTCCAAGATGGTTAGCATGGGATCCCCACCCTCCTATTTATTTCAGGATTAACCGACTGGATAACATGGAAACACCTGTAACTATTGAAAGTCCTTTTATTCAGTCTGTAAAAGATGTTTTAGATGGTTTTATTTCAACTTTCTTTTTTAAAAAGAGTTGA
- a CDS encoding TetR/AcrR family transcriptional regulator — MTDKTKQKIMDTALTVFAEEGYVGAKTRVIAEKSGFSEMTLFRKFETKENLFNMVLIKNQELILEDINSVFTDEKFESPKDCFKALISSVLNLIENNYEYVSIFVNERRRISEKTIEVFITRLAQYIEKMFPDHKVDAKVFAFNILSFLYFVVFDKKQGRTFVDHKKAVDEFINYSSNCLKE, encoded by the coding sequence ATGACTGATAAGACTAAACAAAAAATTATGGATACAGCCTTAACTGTTTTTGCAGAAGAAGGTTATGTTGGAGCTAAAACAAGAGTAATTGCTGAAAAATCTGGTTTTAGTGAAATGACTTTATTTAGAAAGTTTGAAACCAAAGAAAATTTATTTAACATGGTTTTAATTAAAAACCAGGAACTGATATTGGAAGATATTAATTCAGTGTTTACAGATGAAAAATTTGAAAGTCCGAAAGACTGTTTTAAAGCCCTAATTTCCAGTGTTTTGAATTTGATTGAGAATAATTACGAATATGTTAGTATTTTTGTAAATGAAAGGCGTAGAATATCTGAAAAAACTATTGAAGTATTTATAACACGTCTTGCTCAATATATTGAAAAAATGTTCCCTGATCATAAAGTAGACGCCAAAGTATTTGCTTTTAACATTCTTTCTTTTTTATACTTTGTAGTTTTTGATAAAAAACAGGGACGCACTTTTGTTGACCATAAAAAAGCTGTTGATGAATTTATAAACTATTCATCAAATTGTTTAAAAGAATAA
- a CDS encoding arginine--tRNA ligase, with product MYRMLEKEAIKSLEDAVKSLGCEIPGEIKVEEPPNSNLGDLASAVSFQLAKQLKKPSIEIAKDILDVIETPEVFKSVEMKGPYINFFINYDTFSKMVLESINDDYGQLEEKNEKIILEHTSANPNGPLHIGHIRNSIIGDSLARLLKSAGYNVETQYYVNDMGRQIAIIVWGLLNFDYKIKEEEKVDHEIGKIYFQINEKLRADKSLKDEVSALLKRYESSRDDELADKFEFVVSNCLEGINETTTRLNISHDKYVWESKFVKEGTVSKILEDLKGHTKQNEVLYLPLEDYGIEKELILTRSDGTSLYSTRDLAYHLEKSENCDKIIDVLGSDHKLAIDQLSVALKLLDGKTPEVIFYEFITLPEGSMSTRRGVFISVDDLMDEAIERALNEINKRRKDLSDEEARIIANEIGIGAIRYFIAKLSPEKHIVFKWDEALSFERGCASIQYAHARACKLLEKASFDAYKIDNKDCSLEHQFEIELIKTLSKFTSVIEESARINRVHPVAQYAMDLAGAFNRFYKSVPVIGDENEVIRLLLVDKSRITIRNCLELLGISAPNSM from the coding sequence ATGTATAGAATGCTAGAAAAAGAAGCAATAAAATCATTAGAAGATGCAGTTAAATCTCTGGGATGTGAAATTCCTGGAGAAATTAAGGTAGAAGAACCACCAAACTCAAATTTAGGTGATCTTGCATCAGCAGTGTCATTTCAACTTGCAAAGCAGCTTAAAAAACCCTCAATAGAAATAGCCAAAGACATTTTAGATGTTATAGAAACCCCTGAAGTTTTTAAATCAGTTGAAATGAAAGGACCATACATTAACTTCTTTATAAACTATGATACTTTCTCAAAAATGGTTTTAGAAAGTATTAATGATGATTATGGGCAGCTTGAAGAAAAAAATGAAAAAATAATTCTTGAGCACACATCAGCAAATCCTAATGGTCCCTTACATATTGGACATATACGTAACTCAATAATAGGAGATTCATTGGCACGTTTATTAAAATCTGCAGGTTATAATGTTGAAACTCAGTATTATGTTAATGATATGGGTCGTCAAATTGCCATAATCGTGTGGGGCCTTCTAAATTTTGATTATAAAATCAAAGAAGAGGAAAAAGTTGATCATGAAATTGGAAAAATATATTTCCAGATTAATGAAAAATTAAGGGCCGATAAAAGCCTTAAAGATGAAGTTAGCGCTCTTTTAAAAAGATATGAAAGTAGTAGAGATGATGAACTTGCAGATAAGTTTGAATTTGTTGTAAGTAATTGTTTAGAAGGTATAAATGAGACTACAACCCGTTTAAACATTTCCCATGATAAGTATGTGTGGGAAAGTAAATTTGTAAAAGAAGGCACAGTTTCAAAGATTTTAGAGGATTTAAAAGGTCACACTAAACAAAATGAAGTTCTTTACTTACCACTTGAAGATTATGGAATAGAAAAAGAACTTATACTCACTAGGTCTGATGGAACTTCCCTTTATTCAACAAGAGACCTTGCATATCATCTTGAAAAATCAGAAAATTGTGATAAAATAATAGATGTGCTTGGATCTGACCATAAGCTTGCTATAGACCAATTAAGCGTTGCATTAAAATTATTAGATGGAAAAACTCCTGAAGTTATATTTTATGAGTTTATAACACTTCCTGAAGGTTCAATGTCTACAAGAAGAGGTGTTTTCATCTCTGTAGATGATTTAATGGATGAAGCAATAGAAAGAGCACTTAATGAAATTAATAAGAGAAGAAAGGACTTAAGTGATGAAGAAGCGCGCATTATTGCAAATGAAATAGGAATTGGAGCTATAAGATATTTTATAGCTAAATTATCACCAGAAAAACATATAGTGTTTAAATGGGATGAAGCACTTAGTTTTGAAAGAGGATGCGCTTCTATTCAGTATGCTCACGCCCGTGCATGTAAATTACTGGAAAAAGCCAGTTTTGATGCCTATAAAATAGATAATAAAGATTGTTCTTTAGAACATCAATTTGAAATAGAGCTCATTAAAACTCTTTCAAAGTTCACGTCAGTTATTGAAGAATCTGCAAGAATTAACAGGGTGCATCCTGTTGCACAGTATGCCATGGATTTAGCAGGTGCTTTCAACAGATTTTACAAATCAGTTCCAGTTATTGGTGATGAAAATGAAGTTATTAGGTTGCTTTTAGTGGATAAATCAAGGATAACCATTAGAAACTGTCTTGAGCTTTTGGGAATAAGCGCCCCTAATTCAATGTAA
- a CDS encoding signal peptidase I translates to MNVVVSGSMEPVLYRGDIVIIDKNPSNLQVGDIIVYNANWFKDPVIHRIIKIENSSNGPAYTIKGDNNPAPDPALVYQKQIISKVVTIDGHPIVIPKIGYITLWIRGL, encoded by the coding sequence ATGAATGTTGTTGTCTCCGGAAGTATGGAACCTGTTCTTTATAGAGGAGACATTGTTATAATTGATAAAAATCCCAGTAATCTCCAGGTAGGAGATATTATAGTCTATAATGCTAATTGGTTTAAAGACCCAGTAATTCACAGGATTATTAAAATAGAAAACTCATCTAACGGACCCGCATACACCATAAAAGGAGATAACAATCCTGCGCCCGATCCGGCCCTCGTATATCAAAAGCAGATAATTTCTAAGGTTGTAACAATAGATGGACATCCCATAGTCATCCCTAAAATCGGGTATATCACCCTATGGATTAGAGGATTATGA
- the ilvD gene encoding dihydroxy-acid dehydratase: MRSDTIKKGLQRAPHRSLLRACGVTDEEMDKPFIGIANSFTDIVPGHIHLKEVAESVKLGISEAGGVPFEFNTMAICDGIAMNHEGMRYSLASREIIADTVESMAMAHQFDALVLIPTCDKVVPGMLMAAARLDIPSIFVTGGPMQPGEFKGKSVDLIDVYEGVGAVSSGKMTMEELDELERCACPGAGSCAGLFTANTMACVTETLGMSLPYCATAHAVDSKKMSLARQSGAQIIELLNKNITPSQIMTQEAFENAIVVDLALGGSTNTTLHIPAIASELEDKGVSITLDTFDKFSKNIPHITKLSPAGSHTMLDLDRAGGLPAVLNVIREKINLDIITCTGNPVKDNIKDAKVLDNEVIRPLDNPIHAEGGIAILKGNLAPKGAVVKVGAVDEDMMTHTGPVKVFDGEEECVTAIFNNKIKEGDVVVIRYEGPKGGPGMPEMLNPTSAITGMGIKSVALITDGRFSGGTRGPCIGHVSPEAIVKGPIAALKNGDIIKIDMYNRKLDVELDEMEIKKRLETLSMPDKKVKGWLSRYQNMVGSADTGAILR; this comes from the coding sequence ATGAGAAGTGATACTATAAAAAAAGGATTGCAAAGAGCCCCCCACAGATCTCTGCTTAGAGCATGTGGAGTAACAGACGAAGAAATGGATAAACCTTTTATAGGTATTGCAAACAGTTTTACAGACATAGTACCAGGCCATATTCACCTTAAGGAAGTAGCCGAATCGGTTAAATTAGGAATAAGTGAAGCCGGTGGTGTTCCTTTTGAATTTAACACAATGGCCATCTGTGATGGTATTGCAATGAATCATGAGGGAATGCGCTATTCTTTAGCCTCACGTGAGATAATTGCAGATACCGTTGAAAGTATGGCCATGGCTCACCAGTTTGATGCACTCGTACTAATCCCTACATGCGATAAAGTAGTTCCAGGAATGCTTATGGCTGCTGCAAGGCTGGATATACCTTCAATTTTTGTTACGGGAGGTCCAATGCAGCCAGGTGAATTTAAAGGGAAATCTGTAGATTTAATAGATGTTTATGAAGGTGTTGGCGCTGTATCTTCTGGTAAAATGACCATGGAAGAGCTAGATGAGCTGGAACGATGCGCCTGCCCTGGTGCAGGATCATGCGCCGGTCTTTTCACTGCAAACACCATGGCATGTGTAACAGAAACTCTTGGAATGAGCTTACCTTACTGTGCAACAGCTCATGCAGTGGATTCTAAAAAAATGAGTTTAGCAAGACAATCTGGCGCTCAAATAATAGAATTACTTAATAAAAATATAACCCCCTCTCAAATAATGACTCAAGAAGCATTTGAAAATGCCATAGTAGTTGATTTGGCTCTTGGAGGTTCAACAAACACTACATTGCATATTCCGGCAATAGCAAGCGAACTTGAAGATAAAGGTGTTTCTATAACACTGGACACCTTTGATAAGTTTAGTAAAAACATTCCCCATATAACTAAGTTAAGTCCGGCTGGAAGTCATACTATGTTAGATTTAGACCGTGCAGGAGGTTTACCTGCGGTTTTAAATGTAATCAGAGAAAAAATAAACTTAGATATCATAACATGTACTGGAAACCCAGTTAAAGATAATATTAAAGATGCAAAAGTCCTTGATAATGAAGTTATACGGCCATTAGATAACCCGATACACGCTGAAGGTGGAATTGCAATATTAAAAGGTAATTTAGCTCCAAAAGGCGCTGTTGTTAAAGTAGGGGCTGTTGATGAGGACATGATGACACATACAGGTCCTGTGAAAGTATTTGATGGCGAGGAAGAATGTGTAACAGCAATTTTCAACAATAAAATTAAAGAGGGAGATGTAGTAGTTATAAGGTACGAAGGACCTAAAGGCGGGCCAGGCATGCCTGAAATGCTTAATCCGACTTCAGCTATAACTGGAATGGGAATAAAATCTGTTGCCCTTATAACAGATGGAAGATTTTCAGGTGGGACAAGAGGACCATGTATAGGGCATGTATCTCCTGAAGCCATAGTAAAAGGACCTATAGCAGCTTTAAAGAATGGAGACATAATAAAAATTGATATGTACAATCGAAAGCTTGATGTTGAACTTGATGAAATGGAAATTAAAAAACGGCTTGAAACTTTATCCATGCCCGATAAGAAGGTTAAAGGATGGCTTTCAAGATATCAGAATATGGTAGGTTCTGCAGATACTGGAGCCATATTAAGATGA
- a CDS encoding DUF4010 domain-containing protein, whose amino-acid sequence MYIDLILKFLISFAIGALIGIERERTQSKIKEFAGIRTFMLIAVLGTLSAFMSIFYSNFLIIAFIGLIIIVGLSYIVSTKDNGDIGITTEVAAIITFCLGALCYIDDGIKIAPIIAIIITTLLAIKPHLHTFARKISEKEMVNTLKFLIVAFVILPLLPDQAMGPLGVFNPYQIWLMVVFISGISFAGYILMKFIGAERGLSVTGIIGGLVSSTAVTTAMAARVKENNLVMRAAVFATVIASSMMFLRVLFEVSVINPSLIGLLIYPMISMGILGIILGFIAWKATKVWNIDTDIKLENPFSLKPALIFGLLFIVILFASKAADIYFGSAGIYIASIISGVADVDAITISMAFLARDTISPETAVTAITLASISNTIIKFLIALFFGTRKFGQLIGIIFAVIIAIGLITIIFV is encoded by the coding sequence ATGTATATTGACTTAATTTTAAAATTCTTAATTTCTTTTGCAATTGGGGCATTAATTGGAATTGAAAGAGAGAGAACACAATCTAAAATTAAGGAATTTGCAGGAATACGGACTTTCATGCTAATTGCAGTATTAGGTACTTTATCTGCATTCATGTCGATATTTTATTCCAATTTTTTGATAATAGCTTTTATAGGTTTAATTATAATTGTTGGTTTGAGCTATATAGTAAGTACAAAAGATAATGGCGATATTGGGATAACTACAGAGGTCGCAGCCATTATAACATTTTGTTTAGGTGCTCTTTGTTATATAGATGATGGAATAAAAATAGCTCCAATCATAGCAATCATAATAACAACGTTACTTGCAATTAAACCTCATTTACATACTTTTGCAAGGAAAATAAGCGAAAAAGAAATGGTTAACACCTTAAAATTTCTTATAGTTGCATTTGTAATTCTTCCCCTACTTCCAGACCAGGCTATGGGTCCACTAGGAGTTTTTAATCCCTATCAAATATGGCTTATGGTAGTCTTTATTTCAGGAATAAGCTTTGCAGGATACATATTAATGAAATTCATCGGTGCTGAAAGAGGATTAAGTGTAACAGGAATTATCGGAGGCCTGGTATCAAGTACTGCAGTCACAACAGCAATGGCAGCCAGAGTTAAAGAGAATAACCTTGTCATGAGGGCAGCAGTGTTTGCAACAGTGATCGCAAGTTCCATGATGTTTTTAAGGGTTCTTTTTGAAGTATCTGTCATAAATCCAAGTTTAATAGGTCTTTTGATATATCCAATGATTAGTATGGGCATATTAGGTATTATATTGGGTTTTATAGCTTGGAAAGCAACAAAAGTATGGAATATTGATACTGATATTAAATTAGAAAATCCTTTTTCACTTAAACCGGCATTAATATTTGGTTTACTTTTTATAGTGATTCTTTTTGCTTCTAAAGCTGCAGACATTTATTTTGGAAGCGCAGGAATTTATATAGCCAGTATAATCTCAGGGGTCGCTGATGTAGATGCAATTACAATAAGCATGGCATTTCTTGCAAGGGATACAATCTCTCCTGAAACTGCTGTAACTGCAATAACATTGGCCAGTATATCCAATACAATTATAAAGTTTTTAATAGCGTTGTTCTTTGGAACAAGGAAATTTGGACAGTTAATTGGAATAATATTTGCAGTAATAATAGCAATAGGATTAATAACCATTATTTTTGTTTAA
- a CDS encoding threonine--tRNA ligase translates to MRILLIHSDYLRYKTKSKTKIAEKIEDEKKSGQFENALVVFTAVEKEDEQNSTEIVENAVSEIMNVSRQVKPDNVIIYPYAHLSSSLSSPDAAKKILKEMESQLGDEGVEVSRIPFGWYKSFEISCKGHPLSELSRTITAKPKEEEKTEEEPSKWYILNEGELLDIETFKFESGDLKKLTDYELGKLESTGEEPPHVRLMREKSLADYEPSADIGHLRWYPKGRLIRDLLSDYVYNLVTEYGAMPVETPIMYDLADDAIRTHADKFGERQYRMGTKKELMLRFACCFGAFRLLSDSFLTWKNLPVGVYELSTYSFRLEKRGEVVGLKRLRGFTMPDFHSVCADIPQSMEEFDRQIDMCMQTGEDLNVNYEAIFRATADFYEENKEWIYEAAEKMGKPVLLEILPRRKHYWIAKMDFAAIDYLGRPIENPTIQIDVESAERFNITYINENEKEEYPIIIHCSPTGSIERVIGSLLEKTAIELKENPKKPIMLPVWLSPTQVRVIPIAERHIEKSMELAKVLKENNIRVDMDDRHETVGKKIRNSGKEWVPYTIVIGDKELESDQFTVNIRETNEKVLMDKNELIAKVQDEIGGMPFRSLPLPVIISKRVNF, encoded by the coding sequence ATGCGGATACTTTTGATTCATTCTGATTATCTAAGGTATAAAACCAAATCAAAAACAAAAATAGCAGAAAAAATCGAAGACGAGAAGAAAAGCGGCCAATTTGAAAATGCTTTAGTCGTTTTTACAGCAGTTGAAAAGGAAGATGAACAAAACTCAACTGAAATTGTTGAAAATGCTGTATCGGAAATAATGAACGTTTCTAGGCAAGTAAAACCAGATAATGTGATTATATATCCCTATGCTCATTTAAGCTCATCTTTAAGTTCTCCCGACGCTGCAAAAAAGATATTAAAAGAAATGGAATCTCAATTAGGAGATGAAGGCGTTGAAGTTTCAAGAATTCCATTCGGATGGTATAAATCATTTGAAATTTCATGCAAAGGCCATCCCTTATCAGAATTATCAAGAACAATCACAGCAAAACCAAAAGAAGAAGAAAAAACAGAGGAAGAACCTTCAAAATGGTATATTTTAAATGAAGGAGAACTTTTAGACATTGAAACCTTTAAATTCGAAAGTGGAGACCTCAAGAAGCTCACTGATTATGAGCTTGGTAAATTAGAATCCACTGGAGAAGAACCACCACACGTAAGACTAATGCGTGAAAAAAGTCTTGCGGATTATGAACCTTCTGCGGATATTGGACACCTCAGATGGTATCCTAAAGGAAGATTAATTAGAGATCTTCTCTCTGATTACGTTTACAATCTTGTAACTGAATATGGGGCAATGCCTGTTGAAACTCCAATAATGTATGACCTTGCAGATGATGCAATAAGGACACATGCCGATAAGTTTGGGGAAAGACAGTACAGGATGGGTACTAAAAAAGAACTAATGTTAAGATTTGCTTGCTGTTTTGGAGCTTTTAGATTACTTTCCGATTCTTTTTTAACCTGGAAAAACCTTCCTGTTGGAGTATATGAACTTTCAACATATAGTTTTAGATTAGAAAAAAGAGGAGAAGTAGTGGGACTTAAAAGACTTCGAGGATTTACAATGCCTGATTTCCACTCAGTATGTGCAGATATTCCTCAATCAATGGAAGAATTCGACAGGCAAATTGACATGTGCATGCAGACTGGAGAGGACCTTAATGTAAACTATGAAGCTATTTTCAGGGCAACAGCTGACTTTTATGAAGAAAATAAGGAATGGATATATGAAGCAGCAGAAAAAATGGGAAAACCTGTACTGCTTGAAATTCTACCAAGACGTAAGCATTACTGGATTGCTAAAATGGACTTTGCAGCCATTGACTATTTGGGAAGACCTATAGAAAACCCTACAATCCAAATAGATGTTGAAAGTGCTGAAAGGTTTAATATAACATATATTAACGAAAATGAAAAAGAAGAATATCCAATAATTATTCACTGCAGCCCAACAGGAAGTATAGAACGTGTTATAGGCAGTTTACTTGAAAAAACAGCCATTGAACTTAAAGAAAACCCGAAAAAACCTATAATGTTACCTGTGTGGCTTTCACCAACCCAGGTAAGAGTTATTCCTATTGCAGAAAGACATATAGAAAAATCAATGGAATTAGCCAAGGTATTAAAGGAAAATAACATTAGGGTTGACATGGATGACCGTCATGAAACAGTGGGAAAAAAGATAAGGAACTCTGGAAAAGAATGGGTACCTTATACTATTGTTATTGGGGATAAAGAACTTGAAAGTGATCAATTCACTGTAAATATCCGTGAAACCAATGAGAAAGTGTTAATGGATAAAAATGAGTTGATAGCTAAAGTTCAAGATGAAATTGGAGGAATGCCATTTAGATCATTACCATTACCGGTAATTATATCTAAAAGGGTTAATTTCTAA
- a CDS encoding ParA family protein, with translation MGEVIAILNQKGGCGKTTSAVNLSTALALNKRNILLVDIDPQGNATTSFGIEKNELENTIYTTLTGKNSIEDAVIPTGIEGLNIVPSNISLSGAEIELSGEIGFHSILKEKLESMKDAYDYIFIDVPPSLGVLTINSLVAADSVIIPIQAEFYALEGIADLIEAMELVGNRLDSPSTIKGILLTLYDSRTRLGRDVYSNVVEYFEGKENIFKTTIPRNVKLAEAPSHAIPCLIYDEECKGSIAYMELAEELMDMEDE, from the coding sequence ATGGGTGAAGTGATTGCAATATTGAATCAAAAAGGCGGATGCGGTAAAACCACATCAGCAGTAAATCTTTCAACAGCTTTAGCTTTAAATAAAAGAAATATTTTACTTGTAGATATTGATCCACAGGGTAATGCTACAACAAGCTTTGGAATTGAAAAAAATGAGCTTGAAAACACTATATACACAACTTTAACTGGAAAAAACTCCATTGAAGATGCTGTAATCCCAACAGGTATTGAGGGATTGAATATCGTTCCAAGTAACATATCATTAAGCGGTGCAGAAATTGAGTTAAGCGGCGAAATAGGATTTCACTCTATATTAAAAGAAAAATTAGAATCAATGAAAGACGCTTACGATTATATATTTATTGATGTGCCCCCATCACTAGGGGTTCTAACAATAAACTCATTAGTTGCAGCAGACAGCGTTATAATACCAATTCAAGCAGAATTTTATGCTCTTGAAGGAATAGCAGATCTTATTGAAGCAATGGAACTTGTAGGCAACCGATTAGACAGCCCATCAACTATTAAAGGAATTCTTCTAACATTGTATGATTCTAGAACAAGATTGGGCAGAGATGTTTACAGTAATGTTGTTGAATACTTTGAAGGGAAAGAAAATATATTTAAAACAACTATACCTCGAAACGTTAAGCTTGCAGAAGCACCAAGCCATGCAATCCCATGTTTAATATATGATGAGGAATGTAAAGGTTCAATTGCATATATGGAGCTTGCAGAGGAATTGATGGATATGGAGGACGAATAA
- a CDS encoding putative DNA modification/repair radical SAM protein — translation MNALEKLKILGESAKYDLCNYVSPNLETYASGKIPGVYNSTSPDGHCMPLFKVLMTNKCSNDCKYCMNHSNRKFERYEYEPAELSRVFMDYYNKRYVEGLFLSSGVFKDIDSSMEKQVEVARILRDYGYDGYIHLKILPGTSYDLIKRAMSLADRVSVNIEAATPDGFEELTTTKNFKTDILKRMKWISRLSNDKNMAPSGQTTQFIVGAADESDEDILKRTNWLLDKFKIKRSYFSAFTPLENTPLENYESPHPKRTSRLYQADFLLSYYGFSFDELVFDENGNIETEVDPKYSFAMNNMDLFPVEVNEASYDELIRVPGIGMVSAERIITLRKRGLKIGKLEDLKNLGVAVKRAEPFVKLNKSYQSVLSF, via the coding sequence ATGAATGCCTTAGAAAAACTAAAAATTCTTGGGGAATCTGCAAAATATGATTTATGCAATTATGTAAGCCCCAATCTTGAAACTTACGCCTCAGGCAAAATACCTGGAGTCTACAACAGTACATCGCCAGATGGACATTGTATGCCCTTATTTAAGGTTTTGATGACTAATAAATGTTCAAATGATTGTAAATATTGTATGAATCACAGTAACCGGAAATTTGAACGTTATGAATATGAACCAGCAGAACTTTCAAGAGTATTCATGGATTATTACAATAAAAGGTATGTTGAAGGCTTATTTTTAAGTTCAGGAGTTTTTAAAGATATAGATTCTTCAATGGAAAAACAGGTAGAAGTTGCCAGAATCTTAAGGGATTATGGATATGATGGTTATATACATCTTAAAATTCTTCCAGGAACATCTTATGACCTTATTAAAAGAGCTATGAGTTTAGCAGACAGAGTAAGTGTAAATATTGAAGCTGCAACTCCTGATGGATTTGAAGAACTTACAACCACTAAGAATTTCAAAACAGATATCTTAAAACGGATGAAATGGATCAGTCGTTTGTCCAATGATAAAAATATGGCCCCGTCTGGCCAGACAACCCAATTTATTGTAGGTGCAGCGGATGAAAGTGATGAAGATATTCTAAAAAGAACAAATTGGCTTTTAGATAAGTTTAAAATAAAAAGAAGTTATTTTAGTGCTTTTACTCCTTTAGAAAATACTCCTCTTGAAAATTATGAATCTCCACATCCTAAAAGGACTTCCAGACTTTATCAAGCGGATTTTTTATTGAGTTATTATGGTTTTTCCTTTGATGAACTGGTATTTGATGAAAATGGGAATATTGAAACAGAGGTTGATCCAAAATACTCTTTTGCTATGAACAATATGGATTTGTTCCCTGTTGAAGTTAATGAAGCGTCTTATGATGAGCTTATTAGGGTTCCAGGGATTGGAATGGTTTCTGCAGAGAGGATTATAACTTTAAGGAAAAGAGGATTAAAAATTGGAAAATTAGAAGATCTTAAAAATCTGGGTGTTGCTGTAAAACGTGCTGAACCTTTTGTTAAGTTAAATAAGTCATATCAGTCTGTTTTAAGTTTTTAA